Genomic segment of Serinicoccus hydrothermalis:
CGGCTTCATCGACGACACCCGCGCGTTCCTCTCGATCCCGGCCCGGCACGACATGGCGCGCCGGCTCGACTGCGGCTTCCTCGCCGGGCTCGTCGCCGAGCACCGGCTCACCGAGGAGGAGGCCGCCGAGACTGCGCGATATCTCGTGGCCACCCAGCCCAAGGAGGTGTTCGGCCTGTGAGCGACCTCAGGCGGCTGCGCCGCACCGACCCCTCGCCCCCGGTCCGCATGGTCCACCTGGGCCTCGGCAACTTCTTCCGGGCCCACCAGGCGTGGTACACCCACCGCGCCAACCGCGGACTCCCGCCCGAGGAGCAGTGGGGGATCGCCGCCTTCTCCGGCCGGTCGACCGCTGTCGCCGAGCAGCTGAAGGAGCAGGACGGGCTCTACACGCTCCTCGTCGACGGGCCCCAGGGCCCGGAGGCGGAGGTCGTCGAGAGCCTGGTCGCGGCATACCCGGGCACCGACCTGGCCTCGTGGCACCGTCACCTCGCCGACCCGGCCGTCGCGGTGCTCACCCTCACCGTGACCGAGGCCGGATACCGCGTCGGCGCCGACGGCGAGCTCGACCTCGAGGACGACCAGGTGGCCGAGGACCTCGAGGCGTGGCGGGAGGGCAGGACCGACGCCCTCGCGACGGCGCCCGTGCGCATCGCGAGCGGGATGGCCGCTCGTCGCGGCGCCGGGGCGGGCGGCCTCAGCGTGGTGCCGTGCGACAACCTGCCGGGCAACGGCGCCACCGCGCGGCGGGCGGTGCTCGGTGCCGCCCGCGTGGTGGACCCCGACCTGGCGAACTGGGTCGAGGCGCAGGTGAGCTTCGTCAGCACCGCGGTGGACCGCATCACCCCGCGCACGGGGGAGGGCGACGCGGAGCGGGCCGCCGAGCTCACCGGTGCCGAGGACCCCGCGGTCGTGGTGACCGAGCCCTTCGCCGAGTGGGACCTCGCCGGGGACTTCGTCGCCGGCCGTCCGGCGTGGGACGAGGTCGGCGCCGAGGTCGTCGAGGACGTCGTGCCCTACGAGCGCCGCAAGCTGCGGCTGCTCAACGGCGCGCACAGCATCCTGGCGTATGCCGGGGGTATCCGGGGCCACGAGACCGTCGCCGAGGCGATCGCCGACCCGGAGGTCGCGGCGTGGGTGGAGCAGTGGTGGGAGCTGGCCATCCCCACGCTCACGCTGCCCCGCGAGACCCTGGACGACTACGTCGGGGCGCTGCGGGAGCGCTTCGCCAACCCGGCCATCCGGCACCGGCTCGAGCAGGTCGCCGCCGACGGGATGCAGAAGATCCCCGTCCGCTTCGTCCCGGTGCTGCAGGAGGTGGCCTCGTCGGGGACGGACGTCGACGGCGCGCTGCGCCCGGTCGCGGCGTGGGTGCTCCACGCGCGCGGGCAGGGCGTGCCGCTCACCGATGCCGCCGCCGGGCGGGTGCGCGAGCTGGTCTCGGGCGACCTGCCGGAGGCGATGGAGCGGGTGCTGCGCCACTGGGACCTCGATCCCGGGCTGACCACGCGCGCCCTGGCGCTTGCCGACGAGGTCGCGGTAGCCTCGCCGCAGGAGGGGTGATCATGGGCCGGGTCGTGGTGGTGAACTTCGTCAGCATCGACGGGGTGGTGCAGTCCCCGCTGTCGGCGGACGAGGACCGGGACGGCGGCTTCGAGCACGGCGGCTGGGTGCCGCCCCTACAGCGACGACACGGTCGACGGCGTCATGCAGGCCGCCACGGTCGGCGCGGCGGGGATGCTGCTCGGGCGACGGTCCTACGACATCCTGACGCGGGCGTGGTCGTCGGCGGACGACTCCGACCCGGCCGTGGCGGCGATGAACGAGATGCCGAAGTATGTCGTCTCCTCCTCGTCGGACGGCCTCACCTGGTCGAACTCGCAGGTGCTCGGCGGCGAGCTGTCGCCCGCCGTGACCGGGCTGAAGGAGCGCACCGAGGGTGACCTCGTCGTCTTCGGCTCGGGAACCCTGGTGAAGGGACTGGCGGCGCACGACCTGGTCGACGAGTACCGCCTGCTCCTCTTCCCCGTCGTCCTCGGCGACGGGAAGCGCATGTTCGACGAGCACGCCCACCTGGCCCGGTTCACGCTCACCGACAGCGTCGTCGCCGCCACCGGGGTGGCTGTCCTGACGTATACCCGCGAGACCCGGGCCTGACCCGTCACCATGACGTGGGGGCCAGGAGTCAGGAGGGTTGGCTCCGTCGCGTTCGGCGCCGGGACCCCGGGCATACCCGGATCTGTGCACGCCACACGCGTCCCAGGCATACCTGGGCACGCTTCCTGGAGCGGAGCGGCAGAAATATCCTCAGCTCTGACCCAGCAACCGTGTCCAGACTCTCGCCGAGCGACTGGGTGTATGCACCCGGCGACGGCAGGCTCATGTGCGGTGCCGGGACCCGGGCATACCCGGACCTGTGCACGCCACACGCGTCCCAGGCGTACCTGTGCACGCCACACGCGCCCCAGGCATACCTGGGCACGCTTCCTGGAGCAGGGCGGCAGAAATATCCTCAGCTCCGGCCCAGCAACCGTGCCCAGCCTCTCGCCGGACGACTCGGTGGCGGCGCTGGTCGAGAGGTGTCAGCTGAGCCCGGAGTACCTCAGGCTCAGGACGCCGTGCTGGACCTCCTCGGCCTCGCCCCGCAGGCCGGTCAGGTCGCCGGTGCCGGAGCCGGGGACGACCGACCCCCAGGTCGACTGGTCAGCGGTGCCGGCCTCGAGGTCGCCGTCGGCGAGCCCCCCGTGCTGGATGACGAAGGACCCCTGACGTCCGGCGAGGGTCCCGACGATCCGCTCCGAGGCGACGTAGCCAGCGCCTGCTTCCCCCTGGGTCGTCAGCAGGTGCGCGACCCCGTCGCCCTCGATCTCGCCGGAGTAGCGCTTGGTGAGGGTGACCCGCGTCAGCTTCGGTCCCTCACCCGGCTCGTCGTAGGTCTCCTCCTGCCAGTCGAGGATCTCGAAGGCGGCTTCGACGGCGTTCTCGGGCCCTGGGGTCATCTCCTTGACCCTCGTAGGACGGTGGGCCTCCGGCACGGTGAGTGCCAGGTGCCGGCGGCGCCGACACGGGTCGGCCCCGGCGTCCACGTGGACGCCGGGGCCGGTCGCCGTCGGGCGGGGCGGGCTCAGGACTGGGAGGTGGCCTGCTCCTGCTCGGCCTCGGCGAGCTTGGCGCGGACGTCGTCCATGTCCAGGGCGCGCACCTGGTCCACGACGGACTCCAGGTCGCGCGCGGGCAGGGCACCGGACTGACGGAAGACGAGGACGCCCTCCTTGAAGGCCATGATCGTGGGGATCGAGCTGATCCCGGCACCCTGGGCCAGCGCCTGCTGGTCCTCGGTGTCGACCTTGCCGAAGACGACGTCGTCGTACTTCTCCGAGGCCTTCTCGTAGTTCGGTGCGAACATCTTGCAGGGACCGCACCACTCGGCCCACCAGTCGACCAGCACGATGTCGTTGCTGGTGACGGTCTGCTCGAAGGTGTCGGTGGTCAGGTCTACGGTGCTCATGTCCGGTGCAACAAGCGGGTCCGCCACCTGATTCCACGCGGGCGAGCGCCTGCTAGCGTCCCGCACATGCGAATGACTCGCGGGAAGACCTCTCGGCGGCTGGCCCTGGCGCTCGGCGCGCTGCTCGCGGTGACGGCGTGTACCGACCCGACCCAGCAGGGCTCCGGCGGCGGCGAGGACGCCGGCTCCTCGACCGGCGGCGGGGGCGGCGACGCCGGCGAGGACGTCGTCATCGCCACCGGTGGCGAGCCGGACAGCTTCAACCCCGTCCTGGGGTATGCCCGGTGGGGCGACGGCAAGATCGTCGAGGGTCTGGTGCGGCTCACCGCCGACCTCGAGCCGGAGCCGCTGCTCGCCACCGAGATGCCGGAGGTGTCCGCGGACGGGCTGACGTATACCTTTACGCTGCGCGACGACGTGACCTTCCACGACGGCAGCGCTCTCGACGCGCAGGACGTCGTCGCGACCTACGAGACCGCCATCGACCCCGAGACCGCCTCCCCGGTCGCTGCGGACCTGACCGCGCTGGAGTTGGTCGAGGCGGTCGACGACAGCACGGTCCGGTTCACCCTCTCGCAGCCGCAGTCCTCCTTCGTCGCCGCGACCGTGCTGGGGATCGTGCCCTCGGAGTCGCTCGACCCCGAGCCCGCCGCCTCCGCGGACGTCGTGGGCACCGGTCCCTACGCCATCGAGACCTACCGGTCGGGGGAGCGCATCGTGCTCGAGGGCTACGACGACTACTGGGGGGAGCAGCCCGAGGTGCAGCGCGCGACCTTCGTCTTCGTCGAGGACGACGCCGCGCGGGCCGCCCGCGTCGCCTCCGGCGAGGTCGACGGGGCGCTGCTCCCGGCGCAGGCGCTGGACCGGGTCGAGCAGGACGACGAGTTCGAGGTTGTCCGCCGCGACACCGCCGACTTCCGCGCCCTCGTCATGCCCGAGGAGAACCCCGTCGCCGGTGACCCGGCGATCCGCGAGGCGCTCGACGAGGGGCTGGACCGGCAGGCGCTGGTCGACGGCGCGCTCGCCGGTGCGGGCCGCCCCGCCTACGGCCCGATCCCGCCCGAGGCGCCGGAGTACTCCGACGTCGTCGAGGTCGAGACCGACGTGCAGGCGGCCGAGGCCGCCCTGGACGAGGCCGGCTGGGTCGAGCAGGAGGACGGCACCCGTGCCCGGGACGGGCAGGCCGCCCGGTTCACGCTGATGTACCCCGCCGGGGACACCCTGCGGCAGAACATCGCCCTGGCCGTCCAGTCCCAGGCAGCCGAGCTTGGCATCCAGGTCGAGCCCGAGGGCCTGAGCTGGGAGGCGATCGAGCCTCGTATGCGCGAGGACGCGCTCGTCTACGGCAGCGGCAACCCCTACAACGCCGACCTCTCCACCTACCCGCTCTTCCACTCCTCGCGCGCCTTCCAGGGCTTCGACAACCCCGGCGGCTACATGTCGGACGCCATGGACGCGGCCCTGGAGGAGGGACGCTCCGCCATGGACGAGGACGAGCGGGTGGAGGCATACCAGCAGGTGCAGGAGCAGCTCGCCGAGGACCTCCCCTGGGTCTTCCTCGTCTACGTCGAGCACGACTACGTCATCCGCGCGGACACGTGGAGCGGCTGGGACGTGCCCCTGGTCGAGCCGCACGAGCACGGCCTCCAGGGCGGCCCGTGGTGGAACCTGCCGGCATGGACAACGACGACGACCGCCGCCGCGGACTGACCCGGAGCAGCAGGCTCGCGACGGTGGCCCGGCGCGGTGGGACCGGACCGCTGGTGGCGCGTCGCCTCCTGCTGCTCCCGGTGCTCGCCGCGCTCGTCACGCTGGTGATGTTCGTCCTCGCGCAGCGCTCGCCCTTCGACCCGGTGCTCGCGGCGCTGGGTGACCGCGCGCTCACCCTGGACGGCCCGACCCTGGAGGCCATGCGTGCCCGGATGGGCGACACCTCCGCGGTGCAGCAGTGGCTGTCCTGGTGGGGCAACGCGCTGACCGGCGACCTCGGCTACTCCAGCAGCCAGCGCAGCCCGGTGGCCACCGTGCTGGTCCAGCGGCTGCCGTGGACCCTCGGGCTCGTCGCCGCCTCGCTGCTCGTGTCGATCCCGGTCGGGATCGCGCTCGGCGGGTGGGCCGGGACGCACCCCGGCTCGGCCGTGGACCGGATCGTCGGGCCCGGGATGCTGGCCGTGCAGGCCTCGCCACCGTTCTGGACGGGGCTGATCGCGGTCTGGGTCTTCGCCGTGG
This window contains:
- a CDS encoding mannitol dehydrogenase family protein, with amino-acid sequence MSDLRRLRRTDPSPPVRMVHLGLGNFFRAHQAWYTHRANRGLPPEEQWGIAAFSGRSTAVAEQLKEQDGLYTLLVDGPQGPEAEVVESLVAAYPGTDLASWHRHLADPAVAVLTLTVTEAGYRVGADGELDLEDDQVAEDLEAWREGRTDALATAPVRIASGMAARRGAGAGGLSVVPCDNLPGNGATARRAVLGAARVVDPDLANWVEAQVSFVSTAVDRITPRTGEGDAERAAELTGAEDPAVVVTEPFAEWDLAGDFVAGRPAWDEVGAEVVEDVVPYERRKLRLLNGAHSILAYAGGIRGHETVAEAIADPEVAAWVEQWWELAIPTLTLPRETLDDYVGALRERFANPAIRHRLEQVAADGMQKIPVRFVPVLQEVASSGTDVDGALRPVAAWVLHARGQGVPLTDAAAGRVRELVSGDLPEAMERVLRHWDLDPGLTTRALALADEVAVASPQEG
- a CDS encoding dihydrofolate reductase family protein, with amino-acid sequence MQAATVGAAGMLLGRRSYDILTRAWSSADDSDPAVAAMNEMPKYVVSSSSDGLTWSNSQVLGGELSPAVTGLKERTEGDLVVFGSGTLVKGLAAHDLVDEYRLLLFPVVLGDGKRMFDEHAHLARFTLTDSVVAATGVAVLTYTRETRA
- a CDS encoding DUF3224 domain-containing protein, giving the protein MTPGPENAVEAAFEILDWQEETYDEPGEGPKLTRVTLTKRYSGEIEGDGVAHLLTTQGEAGAGYVASERIVGTLAGRQGSFVIQHGGLADGDLEAGTADQSTWGSVVPGSGTGDLTGLRGEAEEVQHGVLSLRYSGLS
- the trxA gene encoding thioredoxin — translated: MSTVDLTTDTFEQTVTSNDIVLVDWWAEWCGPCKMFAPNYEKASEKYDDVVFGKVDTEDQQALAQGAGISSIPTIMAFKEGVLVFRQSGALPARDLESVVDQVRALDMDDVRAKLAEAEQEQATSQS
- a CDS encoding ABC transporter substrate-binding protein, whose translation is MRMTRGKTSRRLALALGALLAVTACTDPTQQGSGGGEDAGSSTGGGGGDAGEDVVIATGGEPDSFNPVLGYARWGDGKIVEGLVRLTADLEPEPLLATEMPEVSADGLTYTFTLRDDVTFHDGSALDAQDVVATYETAIDPETASPVAADLTALELVEAVDDSTVRFTLSQPQSSFVAATVLGIVPSESLDPEPAASADVVGTGPYAIETYRSGERIVLEGYDDYWGEQPEVQRATFVFVEDDAARAARVASGEVDGALLPAQALDRVEQDDEFEVVRRDTADFRALVMPEENPVAGDPAIREALDEGLDRQALVDGALAGAGRPAYGPIPPEAPEYSDVVEVETDVQAAEAALDEAGWVEQEDGTRARDGQAARFTLMYPAGDTLRQNIALAVQSQAAELGIQVEPEGLSWEAIEPRMREDALVYGSGNPYNADLSTYPLFHSSRAFQGFDNPGGYMSDAMDAALEEGRSAMDEDERVEAYQQVQEQLAEDLPWVFLVYVEHDYVIRADTWSGWDVPLVEPHEHGLQGGPWWNLPAWTTTTTAAAD
- a CDS encoding ABC transporter permease, which produces MDNDDDRRRGLTRSSRLATVARRGGTGPLVARRLLLLPVLAALVTLVMFVLAQRSPFDPVLAALGDRALTLDGPTLEAMRARMGDTSAVQQWLSWWGNALTGDLGYSSSQRSPVATVLVQRLPWTLGLVAASLLVSIPVGIALGGWAGTHPGSAVDRIVGPGMLAVQASPPFWTGLIAVWVFAVALGWLPTGGATSPQATGVEPLDVLRHAVLPVLVLALAHLPWFVLVVRDASRDALAGAPVRAAWARGIPRGRLLRSHAVRPALLPLVTVLGVRVPELITGAVLVETVFSWPGIASATVDAALRLDFALLAALTVLTTVIVVLGNLAADLAYRWVDPRVGQRDG